Proteins found in one Thermaerobacter subterraneus DSM 13965 genomic segment:
- a CDS encoding NUDIX hydrolase, with translation MFDPDFPAEELAAVEARLGRPQCLQWTGEVGPEELELVRASTRRGRHHDLTFFVFDPAGRVAAIRKPSFPPGIYRAPSGGARPGEPLLEGLRREAWEETGLDIEPTRYLLRIHARFTCGDQWEDWVSHVFAARTASSRLDPHDPGEIAEARFVTLEELAGPIRQRMLATGRGLFRYRVALTDAALAALAGEPTPWGAGSSRTAPPVPSPWGAASRGGMAPCNPDGASGEPGVRANLPSGTRGAPRTRPEAAGPEGRGERDGHP, from the coding sequence TTGTTCGACCCCGATTTCCCCGCAGAGGAGCTGGCTGCCGTGGAGGCCCGCCTGGGCCGGCCCCAGTGCCTGCAGTGGACCGGCGAGGTGGGTCCCGAGGAGCTGGAACTGGTCCGGGCCAGCACCCGGCGCGGGCGTCACCATGATCTGACCTTCTTCGTCTTCGACCCCGCGGGACGGGTCGCCGCCATCCGCAAGCCCTCTTTCCCCCCCGGCATCTACCGGGCACCCAGCGGCGGTGCGCGGCCCGGCGAGCCGCTGCTGGAAGGCCTGCGGCGGGAGGCGTGGGAGGAAACGGGGCTTGACATCGAACCCACGCGCTACCTGTTGCGCATCCATGCCCGGTTCACCTGCGGGGACCAGTGGGAGGACTGGGTAAGCCACGTCTTCGCGGCCCGCACCGCGTCGTCCCGGCTGGACCCCCACGACCCCGGGGAGATCGCCGAGGCGCGCTTCGTCACCCTGGAGGAACTGGCCGGGCCCATCCGCCAGCGGATGCTGGCCACCGGGCGCGGTCTCTTCCGCTATCGCGTGGCCCTGACCGATGCCGCCCTGGCCGCCCTGGCCGGAGAGCCCACACCGTGGGGAGCCGGTTCGTCCCGTACCGCCCCGCCGGTTCCTTCCCCCTGGGGCGCTGCCTCCCGGGGCGGCATGGCCCCCTGCAATCCGGACGGCGCGTCGGGCGAGCCCGGCGTCCGGGCGAATCTCCCTTCCGGGACCCGCGGCGCGCCGCGCACCCGTCCGGAGGCTGCAGGGCCGGAAGGGCGGGGGGAGCGTGACGGGCACCCGTGA
- a CDS encoding DUF3243 domain-containing protein: MPVTDQFQQFTRELSQRIQAARQAGMSQQDIKARAQQIGDWLAQEVEPRTPEQRLLKEMWQVANQQEQEAIASSLVKVIQRQPGISG, encoded by the coding sequence ATGCCCGTGACCGACCAGTTCCAGCAGTTCACCAGGGAACTCTCCCAGCGCATCCAGGCCGCCCGGCAGGCCGGGATGTCCCAGCAGGACATCAAGGCGCGCGCCCAGCAGATCGGTGACTGGCTGGCGCAGGAGGTCGAACCCCGCACGCCCGAACAGCGGCTGCTCAAGGAGATGTGGCAGGTGGCCAACCAGCAGGAACAGGAGGCCATCGCCAGCTCCCTGGTGAAGGTCATCCAGCGCCAGCCGGGCATCAGCGGCTGA
- the yfmH gene encoding EF-P 5-aminopentanol modification-associated protein YfmH produces MQLEERVLPALDERVYEARVEPGAEVVVIRKPGFGKKYATYATRYGSIDRVLQDPETGRRMEIPPGAAHFLEHKMFDKPEGSILERFARLGASMNAYTGHFYTVYLFSVVEAFEPCFELLLDYVQDPRFTPESVAKEQGIIGQEIATAYDHPVHRLYYDFLEAMYREHPVRDWILGSPESIATLTPELLEAIHRTYYHPANMTVCVVGDVDPRRVVDMVAADLARRRFPARPRPRREVPEEGPDLARPAVERQMAVSRPYVQWGIKVGPFPAAEEGLRDAVLGDLVAEALFGRLSPWYEQQYRRHVITDRYWFGLSVVPGAAHWEVGGETGDPDAFAAACSQRLGEALSGGLDPGLFEAVRRKALGEFLSVLDSPEDLAHAFLTDRFLGWDFYRRLEILERVDVEAADRWLREHADPRRTVRAAVLPGKEAAS; encoded by the coding sequence GTGCAGCTCGAGGAGCGGGTGCTGCCGGCCCTGGACGAGCGGGTCTATGAAGCGCGGGTGGAACCGGGCGCCGAGGTGGTGGTGATCCGCAAGCCGGGATTCGGGAAGAAATACGCGACCTATGCCACCCGGTACGGCAGCATCGACCGGGTGCTGCAGGACCCGGAGACGGGGCGCCGGATGGAGATCCCGCCCGGGGCGGCCCATTTCCTTGAGCACAAGATGTTCGACAAGCCCGAGGGCAGCATCCTCGAGCGCTTTGCCCGGCTGGGCGCCAGCATGAATGCCTACACGGGCCACTTCTACACCGTCTACCTCTTCTCGGTGGTGGAAGCCTTCGAGCCCTGCTTTGAGCTGCTGCTGGACTACGTGCAGGACCCGCGCTTCACCCCGGAAAGCGTGGCGAAGGAGCAGGGGATCATCGGCCAGGAGATCGCCACGGCCTACGACCACCCGGTGCACCGGCTCTACTACGACTTCCTCGAGGCCATGTACCGCGAGCACCCCGTGCGCGACTGGATCCTGGGATCGCCCGAATCCATCGCCACCCTGACGCCGGAGTTGCTGGAGGCCATTCACCGCACCTACTACCACCCGGCCAACATGACCGTCTGCGTGGTGGGGGACGTGGATCCCCGGCGGGTGGTGGACATGGTGGCCGCCGACCTGGCCCGGCGCCGCTTCCCGGCGCGGCCCCGGCCGCGCCGGGAAGTGCCCGAGGAGGGTCCCGACCTGGCGCGTCCCGCGGTGGAGCGGCAGATGGCCGTTTCCCGCCCCTACGTGCAGTGGGGCATCAAGGTCGGTCCCTTCCCGGCCGCGGAAGAGGGCTTGCGCGATGCCGTCCTGGGGGATCTGGTGGCGGAGGCGCTGTTCGGCCGCCTGAGCCCGTGGTATGAACAGCAGTACCGCCGTCACGTGATCACCGACCGCTACTGGTTCGGCCTGTCGGTGGTGCCCGGCGCGGCCCACTGGGAGGTGGGCGGCGAGACCGGCGACCCCGACGCCTTCGCCGCGGCCTGCAGCCAGCGCCTGGGGGAGGCTCTCAGCGGAGGGCTCGACCCTGGCCTTTTCGAAGCGGTGCGGCGAAAGGCCCTGGGCGAGTTCCTGTCGGTGCTGGACTCGCCGGAAGACCTGGCCCACGCCTTCCTCACGGACCGCTTCCTGGGGTGGGACTTCTACCGGCGGCTGGAGATCCTGGAACGGGTCGATGTGGAAGCGGCCGACCGCTGGCTGCGGGAGCACGCCGACCCGCGGCGCACGGTGCGGGCCGCGGTGCTGCCGGGGAAGGAGGCGGCATCATGA
- a CDS encoding AzlC family ABC transporter permease, with product MSGILPAPAWAGSGERGAFARGLVAGMPIVAGYLPIGLAYGVVAVQAGLTPLEALAMSVLVFAGSAQFAAAGMMAAGAATATLVATTFLINLRHVLFGAALAPRLAERRWGRLALAAFGLTDEVFAVAQATLEGVARPWPYLLGLEVAAYASWCGASWLGAWIGDALTGLGDWGLDYALPAMFLALIALQLGGRVGRGLVVALVAAGVSLALGAAGWPHWRVLGAAVAGSAVGVVMDRCARRWWRPSS from the coding sequence ATGAGCGGGATTCTTCCTGCCCCGGCGTGGGCTGGTTCCGGCGAGCGGGGGGCCTTCGCCCGCGGGCTGGTGGCGGGTATGCCCATCGTCGCCGGCTACCTTCCCATTGGGCTGGCCTACGGGGTGGTCGCCGTCCAGGCGGGCCTGACGCCCCTCGAGGCGCTGGCCATGTCCGTGCTGGTCTTTGCGGGTTCGGCCCAGTTCGCCGCCGCGGGGATGATGGCAGCGGGCGCGGCCACGGCCACCCTGGTGGCCACCACCTTCCTCATCAACCTGCGCCACGTCCTCTTCGGCGCCGCCCTGGCCCCGCGCCTGGCGGAAAGGCGCTGGGGCCGCCTAGCGTTGGCGGCCTTCGGCTTGACCGACGAGGTGTTCGCCGTGGCCCAGGCCACGCTGGAAGGCGTTGCCCGGCCCTGGCCGTACCTGCTGGGTCTGGAGGTGGCCGCCTATGCCTCCTGGTGCGGTGCCTCCTGGCTGGGAGCCTGGATCGGCGACGCCCTGACCGGTCTGGGGGACTGGGGACTGGATTACGCGCTGCCGGCCATGTTTCTGGCCCTGATCGCCCTCCAGCTGGGCGGGCGGGTGGGCCGGGGCCTGGTGGTCGCCCTGGTGGCGGCCGGCGTGTCCCTGGCTCTGGGCGCTGCCGGCTGGCCCCACTGGCGCGTCCTGGGTGCCGCCGTGGCAGGCAGCGCCGTGGGGGTGGTGATGGACCGGTGCGCCCGTCGGTGGTGGCGGCCTTCCTCCTGA
- a CDS encoding substrate-binding domain-containing protein, with the protein MTVSATDSQAAVVHLVTPGLEGEEEDLPPALVAALRRHWPRVAVWPVADGEAEQIRCLAALPPGEPVLLVPARDAGPELGKLVAGRVAVAAGRVLPGSRLDTWVVENYRAGYLAGKHLVNLKHQEVAFLGPAGESPAAGERLRGFRQALAHNGRQLPPKRVAQVAPDPVAVAEACRRWWSEEPGPTALFAASAQLAAWAVEALEELGKTVPGDVALVAYGGGMLARAVRPRLTAVVPPLEELARQAAAALAQRAAAGRQAGDVRAEPERLAPRLIIRQSCGLRAAGA; encoded by the coding sequence TTGACGGTCTCGGCAACTGATTCCCAGGCCGCGGTGGTCCATCTGGTGACCCCTGGCCTGGAGGGCGAGGAGGAAGACCTGCCGCCTGCCCTGGTGGCCGCCCTGCGCCGTCACTGGCCGCGGGTCGCCGTCTGGCCCGTGGCCGACGGGGAGGCGGAGCAGATCCGCTGCCTGGCCGCCCTGCCCCCGGGCGAGCCTGTGCTGCTGGTGCCCGCCCGGGACGCGGGTCCGGAGCTGGGGAAGCTGGTGGCAGGCCGGGTGGCGGTGGCCGCGGGCCGGGTTCTTCCCGGCAGCCGGCTGGATACGTGGGTGGTGGAAAACTACCGGGCCGGATACCTGGCCGGCAAGCACCTGGTGAACCTCAAGCACCAGGAGGTGGCGTTCCTGGGCCCGGCAGGCGAGTCGCCGGCGGCGGGCGAGCGGCTGCGGGGTTTTCGCCAGGCCCTGGCCCATAACGGCCGCCAGCTGCCGCCGAAGCGGGTCGCCCAGGTGGCGCCCGATCCCGTCGCCGTGGCGGAGGCCTGCCGCCGCTGGTGGTCCGAGGAACCCGGCCCCACGGCCCTCTTCGCGGCCTCGGCCCAGCTGGCGGCCTGGGCGGTCGAGGCCCTGGAGGAGCTGGGCAAGACGGTTCCGGGGGATGTGGCCCTGGTGGCCTACGGCGGCGGGATGCTGGCCCGGGCGGTGCGGCCCCGGCTCACGGCCGTCGTGCCGCCCCTCGAGGAGCTGGCCCGGCAGGCGGCCGCGGCGCTGGCCCAACGGGCCGCTGCCGGCCGGCAGGCAGGGGACGTCCGGGCGGAGCCCGAACGCCTGGCCCCCCGCCTGATCATTCGCCAGTCCTGCGGCCTGCGGGCGGCGGGTGCGTGA
- the yfmF gene encoding EF-P 5-aminopentanol modification-associated protein YfmF, translating to MSGGLDLGRAAGFIRHDLPGLRVHVRPDPRFKRVAAVLAWQMPLATDTASPFALLPRLLRRGTRHHPDLPALERALAELYGANLGAGVEKMGDRHVATLTLTWPAGRFVPGAREEGAGGLVARAAGLLMEVFTDPYLDGTGFPADRVAEEKEAQIQRIRALVNDKATYALRHCLEHLCAGEPYGLSELGDRERLAMLDGEDLLRMHRRVRAVAPLDLFVAGPVEPGSLVEAVAAAWERAGGGPREVLSLPPAVIRGPRPEPRRVEETLPMEQGWLVLGLRAPIGFDHPLRPALEMYNGILGGFVHSKLFLNVRERASLAYSAWSRLVRGKGLILAMAGIDPRRRQDAEAIMLRQVEDMAAGRISDEELEATRRSLVERLRAELDQPGALIRAALEAEVHGHRDDPEELIRAWQGMGRADIQAVARQVGLDTVYFLHGGSGTQGREGGHGTA from the coding sequence ATGAGCGGTGGCCTGGATCTAGGGCGGGCGGCGGGCTTCATCCGGCATGACCTGCCCGGCCTGCGCGTGCACGTGCGGCCCGATCCCCGGTTCAAGCGGGTGGCGGCCGTCCTGGCCTGGCAGATGCCCCTGGCGACGGACACCGCCAGCCCCTTCGCCCTGCTTCCCCGGTTGCTGCGCCGCGGGACCCGGCACCATCCCGACCTGCCCGCCCTGGAGCGGGCGCTGGCGGAGCTCTACGGGGCCAACCTGGGCGCGGGCGTGGAAAAGATGGGCGACCGGCACGTGGCCACCTTGACGTTGACGTGGCCCGCGGGCCGCTTCGTCCCGGGGGCCCGGGAGGAGGGCGCCGGCGGCCTGGTGGCGCGCGCCGCAGGGCTGTTGATGGAGGTGTTCACCGACCCCTACCTGGACGGCACGGGGTTTCCGGCGGACCGGGTCGCGGAGGAGAAGGAGGCGCAGATCCAGCGCATCCGGGCCCTGGTCAACGACAAGGCGACCTATGCCTTGCGTCACTGCCTGGAGCACCTTTGCGCCGGCGAGCCTTACGGCCTCAGCGAGCTGGGGGATCGCGAGCGCCTGGCCATGCTGGACGGCGAGGACCTGCTCCGCATGCACCGGCGGGTGCGGGCCGTGGCTCCCCTGGACCTGTTCGTCGCCGGGCCGGTCGAGCCCGGCTCCCTGGTGGAGGCGGTGGCCGCCGCCTGGGAGCGGGCGGGCGGCGGGCCCAGGGAGGTCCTGTCCCTGCCTCCGGCGGTGATCCGGGGCCCCCGCCCCGAACCCCGGCGGGTGGAGGAGACCTTGCCCATGGAACAGGGATGGCTGGTCCTGGGGCTGCGGGCCCCCATCGGTTTCGACCACCCGCTGCGGCCGGCCCTGGAGATGTACAACGGCATCCTGGGCGGGTTCGTCCACTCCAAGCTCTTCCTCAACGTGCGGGAGCGGGCCAGCCTGGCTTACTCCGCCTGGTCCCGCCTGGTCCGCGGCAAGGGGCTGATCCTGGCCATGGCGGGCATCGACCCCCGCCGCCGCCAGGACGCCGAAGCCATCATGCTGCGCCAGGTGGAAGACATGGCGGCCGGCCGCATCAGTGACGAGGAACTGGAGGCCACCCGCCGCTCGCTGGTGGAACGCCTGCGGGCGGAGCTGGACCAGCCGGGTGCCCTGATCCGCGCCGCCCTGGAAGCGGAGGTCCACGGTCACCGGGACGACCCGGAAGAGCTGATCCGCGCCTGGCAGGGCATGGGCCGGGCGGACATCCAGGCGGTGGCCCGGCAGGTGGGGCTGGATACCGTCTATTTCCTGCACGGCGGCTCCGGAACCCAGGGCAGGGAAGGTGGCCATGGCACGGCCTGA
- a CDS encoding twin-arginine translocase TatA/TatE family subunit: MGQIGLPELLLIGAVALIIFGPARLPELGRSLGRAMREFRSAVRSLDDGDEDAPHARGRAGAAAAGTGGTAAAGMPAAGAATAGQPGPAAGAQAGAAGAQQPPNASGAQQEPALQAVPPAAPAAGSSGGGAAGAAGAGGTAPPAGAPDGELSRQEPAG; this comes from the coding sequence GTGGGACAGATTGGCTTGCCTGAGCTCTTGCTGATCGGTGCGGTCGCCTTGATCATCTTCGGCCCGGCGCGACTGCCCGAGCTGGGCCGCTCCCTGGGCCGGGCGATGCGCGAGTTCCGCTCGGCGGTCCGGTCCCTGGACGACGGTGACGAGGATGCCCCTCATGCCCGCGGGAGGGCTGGCGCGGCGGCGGCCGGAACGGGCGGTACGGCCGCGGCCGGAATGCCGGCGGCCGGCGCGGCGACCGCCGGGCAGCCCGGGCCAGCGGCCGGTGCGCAGGCGGGAGCGGCGGGCGCGCAGCAGCCGCCGAACGCTTCGGGTGCGCAACAGGAGCCGGCGCTCCAGGCCGTGCCCCCGGCTGCCCCCGCGGCGGGGAGCTCGGGGGGCGGCGCTGCAGGGGCGGCCGGAGCGGGCGGGACCGCACCGCCGGCAGGGGCTCCGGACGGCGAGCTGAGCCGCCAGGAACCTGCCGGGTGA
- a CDS encoding M20/M25/M40 family metallo-hydrolase, with product MPPPTPARSAGEAAAAAAAGPLVRQVLQDPTWRHAWSYLRRQLDRYVEEIVRITQIPAPTFAEEPRARYVAARLEELGLAVRRDEAGNVWAPWPALKPAPAPRDLAGRGRPTGHGTGDGAGSPAPVVISAHLDTVFPPETPLTVRRQGRRLYGPGIGDNSASVACLLLLAEALSHAGFAPPVPVIWLFNTGEEGLGNLRGMRAFLDACPVPPAAMLVLDGGLGMLCYRGIGSRRLRVTFTGPGGHSWKDFGQPSAIVAAGRALARLASLPMPSEPRTTWNAGRISGGTSVNTIASTCQLELDLRSEDATALASLEQAVRQVLAEAAGEEGVDVDVAVVGDRPQGALAPDHPLVALVREAMRTCGIPAHDLPASTDANLPLSRGIPAVTFGIRHGDGAHTLDEYIDRSGLDRGLRLALLALLATVGWAAAGGGRAAGEAAGPSSAASPGAAASQSSGREQ from the coding sequence ATGCCGCCGCCGACTCCCGCCCGCTCCGCCGGGGAAGCCGCCGCGGCCGCGGCGGCCGGCCCGCTGGTCCGGCAGGTCCTGCAGGACCCCACCTGGCGCCACGCCTGGTCCTATCTCAGGCGCCAGCTGGACCGCTACGTGGAAGAGATCGTCCGGATCACCCAGATCCCCGCTCCCACCTTTGCGGAAGAACCCCGCGCCCGCTATGTGGCGGCCCGCCTGGAAGAGCTGGGGCTGGCGGTCCGGCGGGACGAGGCGGGCAACGTGTGGGCGCCCTGGCCCGCACTCAAGCCGGCCCCGGCCCCGCGGGACCTCGCGGGGCGCGGCCGCCCAACCGGCCATGGCACTGGGGACGGTGCCGGATCCCCGGCCCCGGTGGTGATCTCGGCCCACCTGGACACCGTGTTCCCGCCGGAGACCCCCCTGACCGTGCGCCGCCAGGGCCGGCGGCTGTACGGGCCGGGAATCGGCGACAACTCGGCTTCGGTGGCGTGCCTGCTGCTGCTGGCCGAGGCCCTGTCCCACGCCGGCTTCGCGCCGCCCGTGCCGGTGATCTGGCTGTTCAATACCGGGGAAGAGGGCCTGGGCAACCTGCGGGGGATGCGCGCCTTCCTGGACGCCTGCCCCGTCCCCCCGGCGGCCATGCTGGTGCTGGACGGTGGCCTGGGCATGCTGTGCTACCGGGGCATCGGCAGCCGGCGGCTGCGGGTTACCTTCACCGGCCCCGGCGGGCACAGCTGGAAGGACTTCGGCCAGCCCAGCGCCATCGTCGCCGCGGGCCGCGCCCTGGCCCGGCTGGCAAGCCTGCCGATGCCCTCCGAGCCCCGCACCACCTGGAACGCCGGCCGCATCAGCGGCGGCACGTCGGTCAACACCATCGCCTCCACCTGCCAGCTGGAGCTGGACCTGCGGTCGGAAGACGCCACCGCCCTGGCGAGCCTGGAACAGGCCGTGCGCCAGGTGCTGGCAGAGGCCGCCGGGGAAGAAGGAGTGGATGTGGACGTGGCGGTGGTCGGTGACCGGCCCCAGGGCGCCCTGGCGCCGGACCACCCCCTGGTGGCCCTGGTGCGGGAAGCCATGCGCACGTGCGGTATCCCCGCCCACGACCTGCCGGCCAGCACCGACGCCAACCTGCCCCTGAGCCGCGGCATCCCTGCCGTGACCTTCGGCATCCGCCACGGCGACGGCGCCCACACCCTGGACGAGTACATCGATCGGTCCGGCCTGGACCGGGGCCTCCGGCTGGCGCTCCTGGCCCTGCTGGCGACGGTAGGCTGGGCGGCGGCCGGCGGCGGGAGGGCAGCGGGGGAAGCGGCGGGACCTTCCAGCGCGGCCTCTCCGGGAGCCGCGGCATCGCAATCCTCCGGTCGGGAACAATAG
- the tatC gene encoding twin-arginine translocase subunit TatC, with amino-acid sequence MEETGGSGFWPSLAEHLSELRLRLIYCGLALVAGVAVGFFYARPVLEWLIERGPEVKLVALAPAEAFLVTLRIAVLLGLGLASPVMVYQALRFIWPGLTEAERRYVRWYAFPALVLFAAGLAFGLLVAAPMALNFLLGFNAGPIERTLSVQAYVDFVTGLVWPFGFIFELPVVVGILTEIGLLTPPFMAHLRKYALLASLVVAAFLTPTTDIITQLVFTVPLAVLYEAGYGLCWLIHRRRSSQGRPARQGGGPQGGGVADA; translated from the coding sequence GTGGAGGAGACCGGAGGGAGCGGCTTCTGGCCCTCCCTGGCCGAGCACCTCAGCGAGCTGCGGCTGCGCCTGATCTACTGCGGGCTGGCTCTGGTGGCCGGCGTGGCGGTGGGGTTCTTCTACGCCCGGCCGGTTTTGGAATGGCTGATCGAGAGGGGCCCCGAGGTCAAGCTGGTGGCCCTGGCTCCCGCGGAGGCCTTCCTGGTCACCCTGCGCATCGCCGTGCTGCTGGGCCTCGGCCTGGCGTCGCCCGTGATGGTCTACCAGGCCCTGCGCTTCATCTGGCCGGGGCTCACCGAGGCGGAGCGCCGGTACGTGCGCTGGTATGCGTTCCCGGCCCTGGTCCTTTTCGCCGCGGGGCTGGCCTTCGGCCTCCTGGTCGCGGCGCCCATGGCGCTGAACTTTCTCCTGGGGTTCAATGCCGGCCCCATCGAGCGTACCCTCTCGGTGCAGGCCTACGTCGACTTCGTCACCGGCCTGGTCTGGCCCTTCGGCTTCATCTTCGAGTTGCCGGTGGTGGTGGGGATCTTGACGGAGATCGGGCTCCTCACCCCGCCGTTCATGGCGCACCTGCGCAAGTACGCCCTGCTGGCCTCCCTGGTGGTGGCGGCCTTCCTCACGCCGACCACCGACATCATCACCCAGCTGGTCTTCACCGTGCCCCTGGCCGTGCTGTACGAGGCCGGTTACGGCCTGTGCTGGCTCATCCACCGGCGGCGGTCGTCGCAGGGGCGGCCCGCGCGCCAGGGAGGCGGGCCGCAGGGGGGAGGAGTGGCCGATGCCTGA
- a CDS encoding response regulator, protein MPPEEPSGGRRVLVVDDVPAVRAFLQLALAEQGYQVMLAGDGQTALQMAREVQPDLILLDWVMPRMNGAQVLRALRRDPRLKQVPVVLMTGSVGVDEIAAGYGVQWILEKPFGVTDLFLILEEALSAVEPA, encoded by the coding sequence GTGCCGCCGGAAGAACCCAGCGGCGGGCGCCGCGTGCTGGTGGTCGACGATGTGCCCGCGGTGCGCGCCTTTCTCCAGCTGGCCCTGGCCGAGCAGGGCTATCAGGTCATGCTGGCCGGCGACGGCCAGACCGCGCTGCAGATGGCCCGGGAGGTTCAGCCGGACCTGATCCTCCTGGACTGGGTGATGCCGCGGATGAACGGGGCCCAGGTGCTGCGGGCCCTGCGCCGAGACCCGCGGCTGAAGCAGGTCCCGGTCGTGCTCATGACCGGCAGCGTGGGTGTGGACGAGATTGCCGCCGGCTACGGTGTGCAGTGGATTCTGGAAAAGCCTTTCGGCGTGACCGACCTCTTTCTGATCCTGGAAGAGGCGCTTTCTGCCGTGGAACCGGCCTGA
- a CDS encoding PIG-L deacetylase family protein gives MPEPEGGGHRLQGGGRRLLCLTAHPDDESFSPGASLARYAAEGVEVTVVCATRGQAGKAGDPPLCSRAELPRVREQELRAACRALGVARVHVLDYEDGRLARVAPAELVAVLAGWMERLEPDVVLTFPPGGISGHTDHRVLSRAVEQAFRQVLAPGDRSRLYYFTLPAAVYRLNGLGRPPHPLDATVTTVVDARAWAERKRAALACHRTQHRSVERAFGGFPPPPSPRLGWEFFYRAWPPFPAGLPPHPEAVAAAAAAPEAVRPAVAGAVEWGLFPAAAG, from the coding sequence ATGCCTGAGCCGGAGGGAGGCGGCCACCGCTTGCAGGGAGGCGGGCGCCGCTTGCTCTGCCTGACGGCCCACCCGGATGACGAGTCCTTCAGTCCCGGCGCCTCTTTGGCCCGGTACGCCGCCGAAGGGGTGGAGGTGACGGTGGTGTGCGCCACCCGCGGCCAGGCCGGCAAGGCGGGTGACCCGCCCCTCTGCAGCCGGGCCGAGCTGCCCCGCGTGCGGGAGCAGGAGCTGCGGGCCGCCTGCCGGGCGCTGGGGGTCGCCCGGGTGCATGTGCTGGACTACGAGGACGGGCGACTGGCCCGGGTGGCCCCGGCGGAGCTGGTCGCGGTCCTGGCCGGCTGGATGGAGCGACTCGAACCCGACGTGGTGCTGACCTTTCCGCCGGGGGGTATCTCCGGCCATACCGACCACCGGGTGCTGTCCCGGGCGGTGGAACAGGCCTTCCGCCAGGTGCTGGCACCAGGGGACCGGTCGCGGCTCTACTACTTCACCCTGCCTGCCGCCGTCTACCGGCTCAACGGGCTGGGTCGCCCGCCCCATCCCCTGGACGCCACCGTCACCACCGTGGTCGATGCCCGCGCCTGGGCGGAGCGCAAGCGGGCCGCCCTGGCCTGTCACCGCACCCAGCACCGGTCGGTGGAACGGGCCTTCGGCGGCTTCCCGCCGCCACCGTCACCGCGGCTGGGATGGGAATTCTTTTACAGGGCGTGGCCGCCCTTCCCGGCAGGACTGCCGCCCCATCCGGAGGCGGTGGCCGCGGCCGCGGCGGCTCCCGAGGCGGTGCGCCCGGCCGTTGCCGGGGCGGTGGAGTGGGGCCTCTTCCCTGCGGCCGCCGGCTAG
- a CDS encoding AzlD domain-containing protein: protein MRPSVVAAFLLMGIVTYLPRCLPLVGLSRVRLPRLVEDALRYVGIAVMAALVAPDLAATWGQPPWGLGPRLAAAVPAAVVALWTRNMAWTVVVGVAAYALLSRGVPAG, encoded by the coding sequence GTGCGCCCGTCGGTGGTGGCGGCCTTCCTCCTGATGGGCATCGTCACCTACCTGCCCCGTTGCCTGCCGCTGGTGGGCCTCAGCCGGGTGCGCCTGCCCCGGCTGGTGGAAGATGCCCTGCGGTACGTCGGCATTGCCGTCATGGCTGCCCTGGTGGCGCCGGACCTGGCGGCCACCTGGGGACAGCCGCCCTGGGGACTGGGGCCCCGGCTGGCCGCGGCGGTGCCGGCGGCCGTCGTCGCCCTGTGGACCCGCAACATGGCCTGGACGGTGGTGGTGGGGGTTGCGGCCTACGCGCTGTTGTCGCGGGGCGTGCCCGCCGGCTAG
- a CDS encoding SH3 domain-containing protein: MERLNRLWVVVAVLVVAFMAYSVGGWLNNVQQTMTTVDDLMVRMTQLEAQQAEISAALAGGGDLAAGWPDQGSTGDDQAAGGDQTGSTGSGGQAAEPAEPQASTGQTATVTTQYLNVRAEPTQESTRVGTLAKGSTVQVLEEQNGWARVRYQANGRTYEGWVDARYLQR, from the coding sequence ATGGAGCGACTCAATCGCCTCTGGGTCGTGGTCGCCGTCCTGGTGGTGGCCTTCATGGCCTACAGCGTCGGGGGCTGGCTCAACAACGTCCAGCAGACGATGACCACCGTCGACGACCTGATGGTGCGCATGACCCAGCTCGAAGCCCAGCAGGCCGAGATCTCCGCGGCCCTGGCGGGCGGTGGCGACCTGGCCGCCGGCTGGCCGGACCAGGGCAGCACCGGGGATGACCAGGCCGCCGGCGGGGACCAGACCGGCTCCACGGGTTCCGGGGGCCAGGCGGCCGAGCCGGCGGAACCCCAGGCCAGCACCGGCCAGACGGCCACCGTCACCACCCAGTACCTCAACGTCCGCGCCGAACCCACCCAGGAATCCACCCGGGTCGGTACCCTGGCCAAGGGGAGCACGGTCCAGGTCCTGGAGGAACAGAACGGCTGGGCCCGGGTGCGCTACCAGGCCAACGGCCGGACGTACGAGGGCTGGGTGGACGCCCGCTACCTGCAGCGCTGA